In the genome of Triticum urartu cultivar G1812 chromosome 5, Tu2.1, whole genome shotgun sequence, one region contains:
- the LOC125506186 gene encoding two-component response regulator ORR42-like, whose amino-acid sequence MASKAQGSSFMKALVVEDTTVQRMVLSAKLRNFQCEITLAVNGKEAVDLFLEGKKFDIIFCDKDMPIMTSPEAVVKIRAMGETDVKIVGMSADDDAMEVFISAAADVFVPKPIKV is encoded by the exons ATGGCATCCAAGGCCCAAGGATCCTCCTTTATGAAGGCCCTAGTTGTTGAGGACACCACAGTTCAAAGGATGGTCCTCTCGGCAAAGTTGCGTAATTTTCAATGTGAGATTACTCTCGCCGTGAATGGAAAAGAAGCAGTTGACCTATTCCTTGAGGGGAAGAAGTTTGACATTATTTTTTGTGATAAGGACATGCCCATCATGACTAGTCCTGAG GCAGTTGTAAAGATTCGTGCTATGGGGGAAACTGATGTGAAGATTGTTGGGATGTCAGCTGATGACGATGCCATGGAGGTGTTCATAAGTGCTGCTGCTGATGTTTTTGTGCCCAAACCAATCAAGGTTTAG